DNA from Balaenoptera musculus isolate JJ_BM4_2016_0621 chromosome 4, mBalMus1.pri.v3, whole genome shotgun sequence:
agatattttaaatcacaaggaaaatgagATAGGATTCTATTTATATGTGCAAGGGAAAACGTATACATGTAataaatgtgcatgtgtgtaagcaattttaagataaaagttatacaattaatttaatttgttaAACAATGGTGTGCATGAAATGCCAGGAttggaaaaaaggagagaattaaAGCAAGGATGTCCAGCTTTTGTATTGTCCTACTACAAGTTCCCCCTAGTTACTTGCAAAATAAAGTTAATTGATTAACTTGTTAAAAGAACATAAATGTTAATATAGAGCCCTGAAAAGGAGCTAGAAGAAAACAggtaagaggaaagaaaagtcaaaagaGCAGTAATAGAAAATCAATTCCCAAAAGATAGTGGACCACTGCTTTTGAATGTGCAGAGCAGAGCGATGAGTGAACGCGGTTGAGAGTGTGGACTCCGGGGCCAGGCTGccaggttcaaatctcagctccccGTTCCTGGCTGTGTGGAAGGAGGCAGCTTCCTGTGCCTCTCTGTGCTGCTTTTCCTCAGTTGCAGTGGGGAGCTAACGATAGTACCTGCCTCAtcaggttgttatgaggattaaatgtgtcaGGACAGGCTCAGCCTTGGAGCGGCATGTGGCATGCGGGAAGCACTCAGTACAGATTAGCCATTTCTCTCTTCACCAATTCCCTCCTTGCCTTTGCCAGATGCAAATATCATGACCAATATGGACTGTGGGCAGCCAACCAAATAAACAGAAGGAGGAAGGCTTTTCCTTCCCTTGGGTCCTGGGATCATGTATGCATTGGAATTCTAGGTAGGGGGAGGCCTCCCTGTGATATCAGGGCACCCATCAATCTGCGGGTTTCCACCCCCTACACTTGTCCTTATTCAGGCATGCATTAAAAACCGGTTCCACATTTAAAACACGTCAAGTTAGATTTTAGTTATAGTCTCTCCTATATATTTGGAATTAGAGCCTCCAGAGCCTATTATGCAAATCTATGCAAATGATATGCAATGAGGCGGTAGCCCCAGATTGTGGGGAGGGGAGTGCGCAGGCCAGCACAAAGGGCCTGGAGAGGAAATTTGCATCTGTTAGGGGAGCCCTGGGTGGAAGGCCTTGCACAGTTATTGTGACAGTGTGCGCCCTTGCATTCAGTCCTTAACCTTTTGTGCCAAAGAGGAGAGACGATTTCCATAGTGAAGGTGACAGTGGATGTTGAAGGAGGCATTTGGACAGTGCAGTGTTGTAGCAATTtttatgatacaaatgaaaagtTGCTTTTAAATAATGGCCACGATCCAGGCTGTGTCCCTAACCAGCTGGGCTCCTGGACATGTCAGTTCACTCCTTCCGTTGCCCCCTCTGTGAAATAAGGGGATTGGACTAAGTTGCCTCTAGTGCCCTTATCACTGTGACAGCTAAATGTCATCCTCCAGGTGAAAGCCCTCTGCACCCAGGATGGCAGTATCCATTCATTGTACCGAAGTTTTAAAGCCTAAAGAAGAAAGGGCTGAGAGGTAATTTGCCCTAACGGTCCTCCTAGAGAGAAGAATAACATCAGGGGATGCTGGCAACTAAAAAGAGCTGCAGCAAGGGCAAACATGTTTACTTCCACTGTTAGTCTTGCAGGAAGCACTCCTGTCGTATAGTTCCCAGCTGGGAGGATTTTAGCCCCTGAAATGCTCGTGGTGGGAAAGTCAGGGGAATTTCTTTCCCTGAGTATTTTAAAGACCAGGATGCGTTAAGCCCTCTGCCTCTAGAGGCTGCAGAAGTTCTCCTGGAGGCCAAGctgctcctctcccacccccgccTGTCCCTGGGGTCCGTCAGGTCCTCTCTGAAAGCTTTGCGCTGCCCCTGACGCTACTGCCAGAAGGCGGCAGTGTCCTTGGTCTTGGGCCTTGGATTGTATGGAACACATCTGTGCTCCACCCCAGAAATCCTCTGGGCTCTTAATTTTAACTCCAGCAGCCTCCAGCCAGGCACAGGTGTGAGCTGACAGCTCCCGCCCAGGGCGTCTCTGGCTCAGCCACTTGGGCCTTGAGGAGGAGGCGGGAGGAGGGCGTGGAGCAGCACCGGGCCGTGGGAAGGAGAGCTGCTGGGGGGAGGTGCTCCTCTCACAGTTTGACGTGCGTCTGCTCAGCCCCTCAGAGACCCCCAGTGGATTTGAGTGGCACCCTGATCAGCTGATAACCTGCGCTGGGATTGACTTTCCCTGTTTCACTCATCTCAGACCCCCGCCACTGTCCGCTACGGTCACTTCCCAAAATAAACCACCTGCACACGAGCCCCAGTGTCCGCCTCTCCTTTTTCAGGAATCTCTAAGGTGTGACAGGTATATCAGTCTGCTTAGTCTGCCATACAAGGTACCACAGgctggggggcttaaacagcagaaagtttttcctcccagttctggagactggaagcccaagatccaggtgccagcagggttggagTCCCCTGATGCCTCTCTTCTTGGGTTGCAGGTGGCCGGCCTTTCATGTGTCCTGCCTGTGTACAGGCGTTCCTGGCATCTCTGTGTCCTGagctccttttcttataaggataccagtcagatTGGGTTAGGACCTACGCCAACGGCTTCATTTTGCCTTAATCAGCTCTTCAAAGGCCCTGCCTAACATACAGTCCCATTCTGAGGTGCTagggtcagggcttcaacatacggaTTTGAGGTGGATGTGTTCAACACTTAGAGTGAACCAGGGTGCTTGTGAGCCAAACAGAGGCTTATAAGGGAATGTCCCTTAAAACCTCAGTAGTCACGACCACCAGCTCTAGGAGTAGATTGTCCCTGTGGTGCTAAAATGCCGGGAAGGAATAACCCTGAACCGGTCAGCGCACGAGCACGTTGTTCCTTCTGTGGCTGCGACGTTCCGTCCTCTTCTCCTGCCTCACTGCTGGTGGGCGACCAGGAACGCCTGGGTGTCAAATACCCCTTCTGCTACTGAGGGGCTTTGAACACGTTACTTAATCTCCCTCAGCCTCAACTTCCTGCCCCATCAAgtggttgtgagggttaaatcAAGAGTGAAAGACAGGGCCAGAGCCGGTGCTCAGCGTTAAACAGATTTTAGGATTGACCCGGAGAAGGAGAAAACACTGTTGGTGTATGGGCTAGACTATGAATGAAAGTTTAGAGAAACTAGGTCGCTTAGGGCAAAGTGTTGGTCCTAGAGATGTGGGTGCTGCCGTCTCTGCTCAGTCTGCAGTCCCTCAGCCTCCCCCACCCACTAAGTTAGACATGCAGGTTGAGGGGACACTggtccaccccaccctcccctagTTGGAGGAGGCCTCCGTGGTGATCCTTGCTTCAAAGGAGTGTCAGGaggtctcctcctcctctctgcttccagAAACCCACCAGGGCCCCAGACATCCCCTGTCAGCTTTGCTGACCACCCCAGGCTCCCAGGAATCACTGCCAGGGCCCCTGCTTTGACCATTCATCCTGCTGGAATCTGGTCGGGGAGGGAGGCGCCAAGAGAGTTACCCGGCAGAGGCCCATCTCTACCATTGTCTGGGCGGCTAGCAGGGCTGAAGGAAGGGCATGCAAGTGACCCAGCAGGGGGCTCATATGAACAGGGCAAGTGCTCAGGACAGAATCAGGCCTTAGAGGTTTGTTAGGTGCTCCTCGGCAATACGGAGCAGCTCTTCCCAGCCTGTGTGTTGTACGGGGTGGCCAGTCTTCCCGTCTATAACCTGGATAGATCCTATGTCTCACATTGATAGGAggtgttatttttaaagataggCACATGCTGTTGTGATTAATAAAATCCATACATATTTAGAagagtttttaaatgtatagGTTTTTGTCCTTGTGCATTTTTCTCAATGAACTAAAAGCACACACACTCACCATCATGCAAAGTCCATGGTTTCCTTCTAATGCTCAGAAGGGCTCCTCCTGCTCTAAAAGGCTGGGCACCACCAGTGGTTTTCCACAGAGTTCAGCCTCATGAGCACATAGGACAAGCAGTTAACATGACAACAACCATACAACCAGCTGGCGTTCATGGAATGCGCTTCTCctgcaggctctgtgctaagtgcttaaTAGGCACCAGATCTGCTAACCCTCTGAACCCCTGTCCCCTTCTGCCTGTCAGTCTCCAATGGTACTGAGACGTCCCTGCCttgttttaggattatttgtggATTTATATGAGCTCACCCAGGGCCAGAGACTGCCATGTTCATTTTTGTGTCTCCAGGGTCAAGGAGGGGCTAGACCCTCCTTAATCGTTTGGTGGGTGGGCCTGAATGAACAGAGGTCTGTCGTTTGTGCCTTTGTCTAGTTCATAAATGGAAGAGTCAGAAGAGGCGTGGCCGCTGGTCCGCTCTGCCCACCCAGGCGCTACTCAGTGGCTCAGGGCAGCTCACACAGAGCTGCTGGCTTCCTTGTGGCCGCGCTGGCCTTGACTGCTCCCTGGTGCAGAGGGCCAGCAGGCACTCAGAGGCCACAAGTCTTCTTCCGTGCCCCTACCCCCAGCCTGTTCTGAGCAGCTGCCCTTGGGCGGAGGGCCATGGCATTTCAGAGGTATTTGGGAAAGGACGGGCCTGGCTGGCTTAGCCGGCTCTGCTTCCCCTGTGGCTGGGTTCTCTCTGGGACAGGTGCTGGGTGGCACCCACCTGCTGAAGCTTCCCCAAGTCCCCATGGTCCAGTGTCTGATGGGCGTGGACCTCAGGGATGCTACCGATGTTTCCCTTGAGTTCCCAGGCGTTTCAGTTTCATGGGTAAGGAAGGCCCAGGGCCAAGCTGCTCCTGGGCATTTCACCtctctgttctctgtctccttctcaaGGCTTCCTCCTGACCTTGGCACTGACTGAAGCACTGGTATTTGCTGCCCAGGAACCATCTCCCAGGGAATCTCTTCAAGTCTTCCCCTCAGGCACTACCCCAGACACCATGGTGACAGCACCCCTCAGTTCTACCAGACGCTCCTCCGTGGTGGCTGCCCCCACTTCCGTGGTGGCACTGACCCCTCATCCCGATGGCCCCTCCTCACAGGCTGCAGCTTCCATGGCAACGACAACACCCGATCCAAGCGGACACCCTCCTAAAAACACCATCTCCACCGTCATGGCGACGGCAACCACCCCCCATTCTGAAGGCCCCCTGTCCACAGGGCCACTTCCTGCTGCCGTGGCAACCACATCCTCCCATTCAGAGGGCCGCCCCCCGGGCCAGGCCGTGCCCACCATCCTGCTGACAAAGCCAAGGGATGCTACCAGCCGTCCCCTCACGGCCCCCTCCCGGGCTACCCCACGCAGGCCCCCCAGGCCCCCTGGCTCCTCCCGAAAGGGAGCCAGCAGTTCACCACGCCCTGTCCTGCCTGCACCCAGCGGTCactccagaaggaaggaaggcccGCGGGGACGAAATCAGAGCTCCACATATCTGGGGCAGAAGCGGCCCCTGGGGAAGATCTTTCAGATTTACAAAGGCAACTTCACAGGGTCTGTGGAGCCTgacccctccaccctcacccccaggaaCCCGCTCTGGGGTTACTCCTCCTCTCCACAGCCCCAGACAGTGGCCGCAACCTTGGCGCCCAGCAGGACCTCGTGGGTACGACCCAGCACGCCCCTGGTGTCTGCGGAGGACAAGCCCGGCCTTACCAGAGCAGACCAGGGGGGTGGTCCCACCTTCACCAGCCAAGGAGGGGAGCCGGCCACCACAGCAGCCTCAGGCACCCCCGCCAGTCCACATCCTGCCCCAGTGCCTTCTCAGCACCCCCGTGGTGACCCACAGGATGGCCCCAGCCACAGTGACTCCTGGCTTACTGTCACCCCTGGCACCAGCAGACCTCCATCTGCCAGCTCTGGGGTCTTCACGGCCACCATGGGGCCCATTCAGGCTGCCTTCGATGCCAGTGTCTCAGCCCCTTCCGAGGGGCTTCCTCAGGGAACATCCTCAGCCCCGCAGGCCCCGGCCCGCCCCCCCGGGGTTTCAGAAAGCACTGTTTCCCTAGCCAAGGAGGAAGCTGTGGCCACCCCTACGCCCACCATGACTGGCAGGGTGCCCAGTCCCCTCTCCACGGTGGTGTCCACAGCCacaggaaacttcctcaaccgtCTGGTCCCCGCTGGGACCTGGAAGCCTGGAACAGCAGGGAACATCTCCCATGTGGCCGAAGGGGACAAACCCCAGCACAGAGCCACCATCTGCCTGAGCAAGATGGACATCGCCTGGGTGATCCTGGCCATCAGCGTGCCCATCTCCTCCTGCTGTAAGTGCCtcaccctctcccttctcccccacccacccaccacacCGGCTTGCCCATCCCTAGAATCCCTTTGCCCCACACGTGGGCAGCCCCCACCAAGTGGGCTGCAAACTTCCCAGAATCCTGGGAAAGGAGGTAGTAGAACAAGAATCATGGATTATCCCCACCCCTGGTCCTTGGCTGGTCAGGCCATGGCTCACATGCCCACTGATGGTAAATGCACAACTCCCAGGAGCTGTGGGGTCCAATCCGACTCTGCATTTGCAGAAAGAAACACCAAGCTGGGGAGGGGACATGGTTCCCCCAGGACCCCAGAGTTActgagaggcagggctgggatgtGAGCTCCGAGCACCTGTCTTCCAGCCCAGGGCTCTTGTCGTGACACTACCCTGCCTGCTCTCTCCTGTAGCGACATGGCACCAACACACCGCAGGTTGAAAACTGGTGCTTCCAGACTTACAGCTTCTGAGTAGCAGAGCCCTCGCCTTCCTCCCCGCCTCCCTTCCATCGCCCTTCCTGCTGTTCTTCTCCTCTCTCAcctcttttcctccccctcctctgtcttcccctgagaaagaagaaaagatgaagcTTTGATCTTGCGGGAAGTTCTGTTAGCCTTGATAAAAACAGAGTTCTTGTAGCTAAATTGAGGCTTGAGAGTTACATGTGAATTTAGCagtccctccccccccccacccctgtttGGTTTGTTCATGGGTGGTGTGAGCTGATGCTTTGTGGACCTTGTCGTTGTCTTTTGCTCTCACTGGTATGTGGGGAAGGGCTCCCCCAGGCCACCAGCGCCTCCTTGCTGCTGCCCATCACTCCTTTAATGAAGAGTCGAGGGGATTCCCCACTGACAGCTCCATAAAGAACCTGATGCAGTCACTCAGGACCCAGGGCTTCCTTTACGCCTTCCCCGAGTATTCGATCCTCAGTTCTTAGCATTCCTCTGATGGCCCCACAGGAATCCTCACTGTACCCGCCACTCCCCAACCCACACGGCCATCATCCAGGCACCCCCTCAGCCCTTCCAGGGTTGAGAAACCCCCTGTGCTCCCCACTCATCAGGCCCTTCTGTGACCCATCAGGTTGTTTCCAGCTCTCCTGGGGGCCTGAAATTCGCCTCTTTGTAATTCCCACTCTTTGGTCCTAACCTGTGCCCTCTGAAACCATACAAAAAACAAGTCCATCCACCAACCCCTGAGATACATGAAATGGCTCTCAAGTGCAGGTTTTCCTTTTCCAAGCTGCTTATCCCTGTTCCTTCGAGTCTCTTCACAGGGccgcctggccctggccctggccctgccccaatCTGCCCCTCTGACAGCCTCCAGTTTACGCCGGCTTCCCCAGAGGGAGCACAACGTTGCACAAGCCCTGCCGTGACAAAGGAGAGCAGGTGGCAGTTGCTCTGTTCTGGACACTTTGGTCACATCCAGGCAGCCTGCACTGCGTCAGCTCCGTTGATTGTAATGCCTCACGTCACACCATGGTCTCAGCCCAATCACAAGGGGAACGAAGCCCCAGAAGCTTTCCACAGAGGAGGCTGTTAAGCCAGGTCTCCCAGCCTTTGCTGTTGTGGGTCCATCGAACATCAGCACAGGAGGTGTGTGCCTTGAACATTAAGCTGATGTCTGCTTGGCATTGTACTCTGGCAAGATCCTCTTTAATCTGGAGTCTGGACTCTTTCCAGGAGCCATCTCTCCCAGCTCCCTGTCTCCTTCTAGTTGATAAGCAAAACAAACTTTCCATGTCAGGGGTAGGTGGCCTACATCTGCTCAAGGCCCCAGTGCAGGAAAAGTGAAAATGTTTGCAGGTtgcatatttcattctttcattaagCAGCTGTATTGTCACTCATGGAAGCACAGAGGTATTCATAAAGCTGTAATCGCCCACGTCTAAAACAGAAGAATGATAATGAGAAAATGTAGCACTGTTAGccaataaattattaataatggtCATATTTGAGAAGTAACCACATTAGAGACAGCTTTCtaattttccattctttccatGTGTCTAGAGGCTCTAGTTTACAAAGGGagttcccattatttttaatcattcatcCTTGAAACAGACTAGCCagaggaataaaacaaaacagaaaaagcaaacataCCATACAGGTGGGGAGTAAATCATcaagtgaaatgacttgcccagggtcccagTCAACACATGAGTCAGCCCAGATCTGGTGGTAGAATCTGTTTGACTCAGCACAGCATTTCCTGAGTacccactgtgtgccaagcactgttccaaGCACTGGGGACCCAGAGGTGGGTCATGTggctccccacacccccagctGCCAGAGCCCTCTCCCCACCTGCACCCCCATGGGCCACACCCACCTGCGTTTGCAGTTCTAAAAAGACTTCTCCAGCCCTTTTGCCATGTCTGAGGTTGAGATTAGATAAGGTTTTACTGCAAAGTGGAAACCCATGGGCTGCCTAAACCATGCATAGTAACATCAGCCAAGACAGAAGCAAGGACGCAGCCTGGAAATGCACCACGAGAATGCTTCTGGCCCTGACAGGAGCCTTCAGCTGCGGGGATAGAGCGTATTACTTCATAAAGGAAGATTGCCCCTGGGGACTGCAGCCCCCGCTTCCTTTGGTGTCTGTCTTGCATTTCCACCATCCTCAGGCCACAAGTTTCCAGCCTAGCTGCCTCCACAGACAGCTCCCTGTCCTGTGGGACCATCATTGACCCTGTGAAGGTGCTGATGAGAGGGGCATTGAGAAAGGAGACACTTGTCCAGCTTGAGAACGCTGTGCTCTTTGGAAGCACAGATGAGTAACTAGCCAGGCTGTTTTCGTAGCCTGGCGCCACTCGAGTCATCAGGCAAGCAGACGTCTTCCAGGGCTAAGGGCCCTTGTATTTCAGACCTTCCCAGAAGCTACATTTATCCTAAAGCAAACTCCAGCCCTCAAAGAAGGGTCTCCTCCTTTGCTAGTTTGCCAGATATTTCAGGCGATCTGTGTTGGTAGCACAGTGTGTGCATAGATTTCCTCATCTGGCTTTTCAGAGTAGCCCTGGCCCTGGTCCTGCTTTTCGGCATTCAGCAGAAGCCAGGCTTCAGAGGCCGGGGCTGCCAGGCAGGCTGGCAAGTCCCCAGTTTCTGGTGGAAGCAAAGGGTGATCACAGCAAGTCTCAGGCCTGCCCAAGAAGGGATGTCACCACTTCCACCTGTCCTTCCAGATCATGAGGCCCGCCCAGCGGCTGGATGTATATTGTGCCAGGTCTGAGAAATGCTTTGTCTCCTGAGCCACACTGGAGACAGCCACACACAGTTTCAGATGTGCTGAGAACCGAAATTGATTGGATCCAGGCCACATTTGGCTGGGGCCCGGGAGCCATGTGGCTCCTGAGCTGGTCTCTGCTGCCACCATCAGGACGCACAGCCCACCACCTCCTACTGGAAGCCTCGGCCTGGCACTGAAGGGGTCCCCGCTCTCAGCTGTCACTGCTCTGGGTTTTCATCAGGAGGTCAGTTGTGTGGCTCTACCAGGTTCCCTGGCCTGTCCTGCACATGCCACATCCATTCTTGAGAATGTCGTCATCTAGCCTCCTTGAAAGAGATGGGGGTTATATGGGGTGAAAGCAGGAAGCGAGGCCAGCTACGGATGTTGTTCATCATCAGTCCAAGTTGAGCTGTCCAAAGCAGAGTAGCGCCTCTCGCTGACCCTGGACCTGTGAGGGTCCACGTGCACCTTGCCCAGAGCAGGTTGGCTTCCTTCCAGATGCACAGTAAATGCCTTTGGAGCATCAGCGCAGTACTCAGAGATAACACATCCTTGTGCCCATATGGCTCTTGGCTATATTACCAGTTGTTCTGTGAATGTTACTGAAAGCTGAATGTATCTGTGTACCTTTCACTCACAGACCCCAATGACTTTGTagttattatattaaaaaacctGGGTCAGAAGTGCTTTTCCAGTAAAAAGAATAGAAGAGATTAGGACAGGAAGGAAGTTTGACCAGGAGGTTGTCTCCTTGGGGCTTATGAGCCAATTGAAGGAGATGGGGAAGCCTTTGGACAAGGCAGGCTTTTCCGGGGTTGTCCCCGAGGTTGGACCAGAGTGCCGTGGCCACGCTCTCACAGCTCTTCCCTGTGCTTCCTGACCAGCGCCCCCTGCAGGAACCTCCTGGAGCTTCCTCAGGCACATCCCTACCCACCAGGGCGGGGAGTCAGTGAGCCCCCAAAACTGCTTTCCCCAGGCCCATGGCCTCTGTCCAGCCTGGTCTCCTACATCCTGAggcctcccctggcctcctccccaaCTGAGACGTCAGAGCTCCCTGCCCTCTCTCACTTTCCTAACTTTAAACCCATGTGAATCACTTGAGAGGGAGCCTGGTGTGATAGGAAGCCTCGGCTTGGGAATCAGACACACCTGGATGTAACCCCAGCTCTCCCACTCGTCACCTGTGGGACTTGGACAGGTTAAGCCTTGGGCCaatgttttctcacctgtgaaaatAGGACTAGCGTCTGCTGTGTTAATTCAG
Protein-coding regions in this window:
- the TMEM108 gene encoding transmembrane protein 108 translates to MKRSLQALYCQLLSFLLTLALTEALVFAAQEPSPRESLQVFPSGTTPDTMVTAPLSSTRRSSVVAAPTSVVALTPHPDGPSSQAAASMATTTPDPSGHPPKNTISTVMATATTPHSEGPLSTGPLPAAVATTSSHSEGRPPGQAVPTILLTKPRDATSRPLTAPSRATPRRPPRPPGSSRKGASSSPRPVLPAPSGHSRRKEGPRGRNQSSTYLGQKRPLGKIFQIYKGNFTGSVEPDPSTLTPRNPLWGYSSSPQPQTVAATLAPSRTSWVRPSTPLVSAEDKPGLTRADQGGGPTFTSQGGEPATTAASGTPASPHPAPVPSQHPRGDPQDGPSHSDSWLTVTPGTSRPPSASSGVFTATMGPIQAAFDASVSAPSEGLPQGTSSAPQAPARPPGVSESTVSLAKEEAVATPTPTMTGRVPSPLSTVVSTATGNFLNRLVPAGTWKPGTAGNISHVAEGDKPQHRATICLSKMDIAWVILAISVPISSCSVLLTVCCLRKKKKPANPENSLSYWNNAITMDYFSKHAVELPREIQSLETSEDQLSEPRSPANGDYRDTGMVLVNPFCQETLFVGNDQVSEI